The region GGGTCGGCAAACATGCGAAAAATTACGAAAGTaggaaaaaagatattttaaaagaaataattatttaaaaattaatttcctgaaaattaaaataattaaaaattatggaGTTGAGTtagaagttaaaattataagatgCAAAAAGAAAAGGgcgcttctccctgcacctccaagaCCTCTTCTATACCCTCAAAATTTACTATTATGCCCTTCATTAATATGTGAAACTGGGTAGCGAtgcagtaaatttcatttactgcaTCGCCAACTCCTCTGCACCCCAAAAAAACAacaagaaatatttataaaacgcATGTTGACATCCGTTTCACACCATTTTGAAATGGATTACGTAATCCGCTTcgggaaaaaaatgaaaatttgtggGAAACGGAATACtaattccgtttcataaaaagtGAAACAGATTCTATAATccgtttaaaaaaataataattttttttttttaaaacggattacagaattcgtttcacatttttatgaaacggaattcgtattctgttttccaaaaattttcaatttttttccgaAACGGATTACGTAATCCGTTTCGTAAAAATGTGAATTTCACCAAGTCTTCTCTGAACTTGGCACAACGATGGGTGGAAGGGCTTCTAACTATTGAAGATGATTGACCACCAAGTTTTCTGAGTACACACGCTGTAGATATCAAACTTGGCACATGGTTGGGTTCAATATCTAATGCTTTCCTAAATGATTTCAGAGCCTCTTGATAAACATCTCTGGCTTCAAAAACTAAACCTGCAACTTGAAGGAAGTTTAGAATGTAAAACATATtctttctaaaattatattgaaaacaaGCTATATACCCTTTGTGTGCCATCTAGAAGCAGAATAGGGATTAATAGCCTCAGATTTTGCTAAACACGGAAGGGTTTAGCCTCAGAGAAAACCTCCAATCCATTTTTTCCACTTTCTTTCTTGGtactttttttcttgaaatttattaataagttattataacaaaaattttgCTCATACAAATTCCCAATTTAGCTTCTACAgctttataatttatgtatctattttctttataatttatgtatctCCAAGCTTCCTGAAGTAAATGAAGTATAATAATTAGTGAAGTATATGTATATGAAGCTTGACCGAACAACGAAGCTTTGCCATTAAATGACTACAGATGAAGCATAAAAAGCAATAAACTTAAACTGCGAGGTGAACTCATCAAATAATGTGATCAATGAATACTACACGGTTACATAACAGTTTTATTACATTTCTAATGGAAATTGCCACCTTTCCAAGcacataaaacaaaaactatgaTGTGAGACCAAGAAAAATGAGATTAGTAATATGTTCCAAATAAATAGGCCAACCTACCAACACCTCAACATATGGGAAAGCGTTTGATCCCCTACTCCTATGAATTGATAGAGCTCTCGATATAGGTTTGCTTGGGGGAGTaggtgaaaaagaaagagaattaGGGTTGCAAAGACCAAAAGTGAAATCaagttcatttaatttttagccTACTCATGACTTTATTTGCTGAAAACTTGGTGAAACCAAATTCAAATTCCGTTTCacatttttatgaaacggattatgTAATTTGTTtcgaaaaaaaattgaaattttttgaaaaacggaatacgaattccgtttcataaaaaatgtgaaacggattctgtaatccgtttaaaaaaaaaattcaattttttttgaaacatattacagaatccgtttcacttTTTATGAAATGGAATTCGTATTCCATTTTccacaaattttcaattttttccaGTAGCGGATTACGTAATCCATTTTAAAATGGTGTGAAACAGATGCCAACATGCGTTTCATAAAGATTCCTTGTTGTTTTTTTGGAGTGCAGAGGAGTTGACGACgcaataaaagaaatttactGTGTCGCTACCCAATTTCACATATTAATGAAggacataataataaattttgggaATACAGAAGATGTATTGGAAGTGCGGGAAGAAGCGCCCAAAGAAAAAACCGTACAAATTCATTTAATGGGCCGGCCCATTGTACTAAATGACAGATGGATAGGGAACGTTGGTTTTGCAGTTTGGCGCATAGTCTACCATGCACCATACCGCACAGAAGCTTCTCCCGTCGTTCTTATCCGATCGCAACTTCTCAATCGCATTCCAACACGCACCCACAGATTAGATTCAACGTACGTTACAATTTACAGAGctgaataattaatttaaatatattcctGTGAAATCCCTCTATTGCCCTCACCTCCTTTATATACAAACCCTCACCAGAAAGACTTTTAAGTCACCCACCCACTCACTCACACACTCACTCACTGTGAGAGCGAAATCAAGGAACAAGAGGAAGAATGAAGGACGCCGGAAAGAGCCACAAGGCGAACGGAAAGCCGTCGTCAGAGGCACGGAAGGACCGGAAGTCGGCGACGGGAATGAGCGGATCGCCGAAGAAAGGAGGCCATGGCGGGAAGTTCACGTGGATCGGCAACGGCTACGATTCTGTCGAGATCGCCATGGAGCACGGCGCTATGGACGCCAGGGACCCGAACTTCGAGGATCCAGCGGAGATCGCCGTCGCTGCCGTTTGACCGCGGTGGTTTCCGGTGGTCAGATCTGTACATAGTAATTGCCGAGAGAGACGTGGTTTTCTATTTCAATAATGTGAAGTAAATCGGAAGAAAAGCGTTTTCGAGTGCGTTTTCTCTGATTGATTGCTATAAATCTGTCGTGTATCGTAGTAGCATGGCACCTTTGATGTTGTTGTACATATATGGTCCTTGAAGTGTAGCGTGCTCGCATTCGCGATTTCATGCTTCCACGCTTCTGATAACTGATAACGAGAgtttaatatcaattttctaGTTTAAGTGTTTCACTTCCGAGAAAACTGTGTTGTCACTTTTTGGGTATGATATTTTGTTAGAACATCTTTATCTTTGTTCTTGGGAGATTTTGAATCACTTAATAATCTAATTTGGAATGCAGGAACTATAATTTTTAGAGAGGCGTTTCCGTAAGTATTAATGTCTATTTGAATTCTTGCGGAActaataatcatttttcatttcaattagaCAAACCTTAACTAACATcaagtaaaaaaataagaatgccatacaataaaattatggcgaattaaataacataaataacccttattttttattaataaaaaacctaattgacgtaattaagaataaattatctTGACACTGtctgaattttaataaaaaagtaataacatTCTTACAATAATCAAACCAAACatatgatataaataaaaaatatataaatttaaaaatatgaaaaattttaccgttatctaattttaaataatcttgctataagaaaatatttaatttttatctttttcccaatatttttattgtaataatatacTTTAACATAgaacatt is a window of Vigna unguiculata cultivar IT97K-499-35 chromosome 4, ASM411807v1, whole genome shotgun sequence DNA encoding:
- the LOC114181021 gene encoding uncharacterized protein LOC114181021: MKDAGKSHKANGKPSSEARKDRKSATGMSGSPKKGGHGGKFTWIGNGYDSVEIAMEHGAMDARDPNFEDPAEIAVAAV